One Aegilops tauschii subsp. strangulata cultivar AL8/78 chromosome 7, Aet v6.0, whole genome shotgun sequence genomic window carries:
- the LOC109761754 gene encoding uncharacterized protein: MAAAAALRGIGAKLSANPEKVTSALLLGSFVALAFRSSEQQGEIDELEARKSSLRAANSAMSSTMWAWREELVKLAAMPSPPITAARLRHIYGEEDLAVPAPKPSGPDAEEEHVPLKIT; encoded by the exons atggcggcggcggcggcgctgcgggggATCGGCGCGAAGCTGTCGGCGAACCCGgagaaggtgacgagcgcgctgCTGCTGGGCTCGTTCGTGGCGCTGGCGTTCCGGTCGTCGGAGCAGCAGGGCGAGATCGACGAGCTGGAGGCCCGCAAgtcctccctccgcgccgccaACTCCGCCATGTCCTCCACCATGTGGGCCTGGAGGGAGGAGCTCGTCAAGCTCGCCGCCATGCCCTCCCCGCCCATCACTGCCGCCCGCCTCCGCCACATCTACGGCGAGGAGGACCTCGCCGTCCCGGCGCCCAAGCCGTCAG GCCCGGATGCCGAGGAGGAACATGTTCCCCTAAAAATAACATGA